A window from Citrus sinensis cultivar Valencia sweet orange chromosome 3, DVS_A1.0, whole genome shotgun sequence encodes these proteins:
- the LOC102628437 gene encoding glutathione gamma-glutamylcysteinyltransferase 1-like isoform X1, with product MAMAGLYRRMLPSPPAIDFASSEGKQLFLEAIQGGTMEGFYRLISYFQTQSEPAYCGLASLSMVLNALAIDPGRKWKGPWRWFDESMLDCCEPLEKVKEKGISFGKLVCLAHCAGAKVEAFRTNQSTIDDFRKYITQCSASEDCHVISSYYRGAFKQTGTGHFSPIGGYHAGRDMALILDVARFKYPPHWVPLTLLWEAMDRVDDATGQRRGFVLVSRPHREPGLLYTLSCKHENWVGIAKYLVDEVPKIVKSKDFKDFEEVLTILFTSLPSNFGEFVKWVAEVRRREDGDHSLSQEEKGRLALKEEVLRQVQETLLFKHVVTFLSSVNSCCRSMSVLVHKNELPDIAEKVCCQGARILAGKFDSSERFYCRETCVKCLKANSDKPVTLVSGTVVNGSIEQEVDVLVPSSQIGGCGCGPSNYIGIYPVGNDILTVLILALPKETWSGIRDEKLSRQILGLVTTENLPTLLQEEVLHLRRQLHILRRCQENKVVPSCRSKCCLPRVQMTWSMTESYFPEIKT from the exons atggcgATGGCTGGTTTGTATCGACGGATGCTTCCTTCCCCTCCTGCAATTGATTTCGCTTCTTCTGAAGGAAAG CAACTTTTCCTCGAGGCCATTCAAGGCGGAACAATGGAAGGTTTCTATAGgctaatttcttattttcagaCACAATCAGAGCCTGCATATTGTGGATTGGCTAGCCTTTCCATGGTCTTGAATGCACTTGCTATTGACCCTGGAAGAAAATGGAAGG GACCATGGAGGTGGTTTGATGAATCTATGCTCGACTGTTGTGAACCCTTGGAAAAGGTTAAAGAGAAAGGTATCTCATTTGGTAAGCTTGTTTGTTTGGCTCACTGTGCTGGTGCAAAGGTAGAAGCTTTCCGAACAAATCAAAGTACCATTGATGATTTCCGGAAGTATATAACTCAGTGTTCTGCCTCAGAAGATTGTCATGTGATCTCATCATATTATAGAGGAGCTTTTAAACAG ACTGGAACAGGGCATTTTTCACCCATTGGTGGTTATCATGCTGGAAGGGACATGGCACTCATTTTAGATGTTGCACGTTTTAAGTATCCTCCACACTGGGTTCCACTTACGCTTCTTTGGGAAGCCATGGATAGAGTTGATGACGCAACTGGACAACGTAGGGG GTTCGTGCTAGTGTCCAGGCCTCACAGAGAGCCCGGACTGCTCTACACATTG AGCTGCAAGCATGAGAATTGGGTTGGTATTGCAAAGTATTTAGTGGATGAAGTTCCTAAAATTGTAAAGTCAAAAGATTTTAAGGATTTTGAGGAAGTCCTCACTATTCTTTTCACTTCActcccatcaaattttggagaGTTTGTCAAGTGGGTTGCAGAAGTTCGGAGACGAGAGGATGGTGATCATAGTCTAAGCCAAGAGGAGAAAGGAAGGCTTGCTCTCAAG GAAGAGGTGTTAAGACAAGTGCAGGAAACTTTGCTTTTTAAACATGTTGTGACATTTTTATCTTCAGTAAATTCTTGCTGCAGAAGCATGTCTGTTTTAGTTCACAAAAATGAACTGCCTGATATTGCTGAAAAAGTGTGTTGCCAAGGGGCCAGAATTTTGGCTGGAAAGTTTGATTCCTCAGAGAGGTTTTATTGCCGGGAAACTTGTGTGAAATGCTTAAAAGCAAACAGCGATAAGCCAGTTACATTGGTGTCTGGGACAGTGGTGAATGGTAGCATAGAGCAAGAGGTTGATGTACTGGTTCCTTCATCCCAAATTGGAGGCTGTGGCTGTGGCCCAAGTAATTACATTGGGATTTACCCGGTTggaaatgatattttgacaGTTCTCATACTGGCCTTGCCTAAAGAAACATGGTCTGGCATCAGGGATGAGAAACTTTCACGACAAATTCTTGGCCTTGTTACAACAGAAAATCTTCCTACACTGCTTCAAGAAGAG GTTTTGCACCTGCGACGTCAACTCCACATCCTTAGGAGATGCCAAGAGAATAAG GTTGTTCCTTCCTGCAGAAGCAAATGCTGTCTCCCCAGGGTTCAAATGACTTGGTCAATGACGGAAAGCTACTTTCCAGAGATCAAAACCTAA
- the LOC102628437 gene encoding glutathione gamma-glutamylcysteinyltransferase 1-like isoform X2: MAMAGLYRRMLPSPPAIDFASSEGKQLFLEAIQGGTMEGFYRLISYFQTQSEPAYCGLASLSMVLNALAIDPGRKWKGPWRWFDESMLDCCEPLEKVKEKGISFGKLVCLAHCAGAKVEAFRTNQSTIDDFRKYITQCSASEDCHVISSYYRGAFKQTGTGHFSPIGGYHAGRDMALILDVARFKYPPHWVPLTLLWEAMDRVDDATGQRRGFVLVSRPHREPGLLYTLSCKHENWVGIAKYLVDEVPKIVKSKDFKDFEEVLTILFTSLPSNFGEFVKWVAEVRRREDGDHSLSQEEKGRLALKEEVLRQVQETLLFKHVVTFLSSVNSCCRSMSVLVHKNELPDIAEKVCCQGARILAGKFDSSERFYCRETCVKCLKANSDKPVTLVSGTVVNGSIEQEVDVLVPSSQIGGCGCGPSNYIGIYPVGNDILTVLILALPKETWSGIRDEKLSRQILGLVTTENLPTLLQEEVLHLRRQLHILRRCQENKKQMLSPQGSNDLVNDGKLLSRDQNLTMKR, translated from the exons atggcgATGGCTGGTTTGTATCGACGGATGCTTCCTTCCCCTCCTGCAATTGATTTCGCTTCTTCTGAAGGAAAG CAACTTTTCCTCGAGGCCATTCAAGGCGGAACAATGGAAGGTTTCTATAGgctaatttcttattttcagaCACAATCAGAGCCTGCATATTGTGGATTGGCTAGCCTTTCCATGGTCTTGAATGCACTTGCTATTGACCCTGGAAGAAAATGGAAGG GACCATGGAGGTGGTTTGATGAATCTATGCTCGACTGTTGTGAACCCTTGGAAAAGGTTAAAGAGAAAGGTATCTCATTTGGTAAGCTTGTTTGTTTGGCTCACTGTGCTGGTGCAAAGGTAGAAGCTTTCCGAACAAATCAAAGTACCATTGATGATTTCCGGAAGTATATAACTCAGTGTTCTGCCTCAGAAGATTGTCATGTGATCTCATCATATTATAGAGGAGCTTTTAAACAG ACTGGAACAGGGCATTTTTCACCCATTGGTGGTTATCATGCTGGAAGGGACATGGCACTCATTTTAGATGTTGCACGTTTTAAGTATCCTCCACACTGGGTTCCACTTACGCTTCTTTGGGAAGCCATGGATAGAGTTGATGACGCAACTGGACAACGTAGGGG GTTCGTGCTAGTGTCCAGGCCTCACAGAGAGCCCGGACTGCTCTACACATTG AGCTGCAAGCATGAGAATTGGGTTGGTATTGCAAAGTATTTAGTGGATGAAGTTCCTAAAATTGTAAAGTCAAAAGATTTTAAGGATTTTGAGGAAGTCCTCACTATTCTTTTCACTTCActcccatcaaattttggagaGTTTGTCAAGTGGGTTGCAGAAGTTCGGAGACGAGAGGATGGTGATCATAGTCTAAGCCAAGAGGAGAAAGGAAGGCTTGCTCTCAAG GAAGAGGTGTTAAGACAAGTGCAGGAAACTTTGCTTTTTAAACATGTTGTGACATTTTTATCTTCAGTAAATTCTTGCTGCAGAAGCATGTCTGTTTTAGTTCACAAAAATGAACTGCCTGATATTGCTGAAAAAGTGTGTTGCCAAGGGGCCAGAATTTTGGCTGGAAAGTTTGATTCCTCAGAGAGGTTTTATTGCCGGGAAACTTGTGTGAAATGCTTAAAAGCAAACAGCGATAAGCCAGTTACATTGGTGTCTGGGACAGTGGTGAATGGTAGCATAGAGCAAGAGGTTGATGTACTGGTTCCTTCATCCCAAATTGGAGGCTGTGGCTGTGGCCCAAGTAATTACATTGGGATTTACCCGGTTggaaatgatattttgacaGTTCTCATACTGGCCTTGCCTAAAGAAACATGGTCTGGCATCAGGGATGAGAAACTTTCACGACAAATTCTTGGCCTTGTTACAACAGAAAATCTTCCTACACTGCTTCAAGAAGAG GTTTTGCACCTGCGACGTCAACTCCACATCCTTAGGAGATGCCAAGAGAATAAG AAGCAAATGCTGTCTCCCCAGGGTTCAAATGACTTGGTCAATGACGGAAAGCTACTTTCCAGAGATCAAAACCTAACCATGAAGAGGTAA
- the LOC102628145 gene encoding glutathione gamma-glutamylcysteinyltransferase 3-like gives MAVAGVYRRVLPSPPAIEFACPQGKKLFTEALEGGTMEGFFKLISYYQTQSEPAYCGLASLAVVLNALAIDPGRTWKGPWRWFDDTMLDCCEPLSKIKDEGITFGKVSCLAFCNGANVEAFRTNESSIDEFRRQVISSTSSEDSHVITSYHRGVFKQTGTGHFSPIGGYHAGKDMVLILDVARFKYPPHWVPLTLLWEAMDTIDNATGHRRGFMTVSRIPKAPSILYTVSCRHEGWNKVAKYLTEDVPLRLKSDDVKSVENLLSVIFKSAPADLKEFIKWVAEVRRQEDGSMILSEEEKGRLVMKEEVLKQTRETELFKYVAKWSASKISLCKGVTSWGLKETLPELAADICCQGAELFMGKLSSSEGTCCRQTNVTLLKVDDEKAMTVVSGTVTTDGIEKEIETLVPSSITELSNLCDFDQSNCKGMHPSTADVLTVLLLALPQHTWSGIKEEELRMQFNHLASVDKLPSLLQQEVQHLRWQLHFLMTDLSAL, from the exons atggcagTGGCAGGGGTTTACAGAAGAGTTCTTCCCTCTCCTCCTGCAATTGAGTTCGCTTGTCCTCAAGGCAAG AAATTGTTCACAGAAGCACTTGAAGGAGGGACCATGGaaggattttttaaattgatatcaTACTACCAGACTCAATCTGAGCCAGCATACTGCGGTCTTGCCAGCCTCGCTGTCGTCCTGAATGCCCTCGCTATTGATCCTGGAAGAACCTGGAAAG GGCCTTGGAGATGGTTTGATGATACAATGTTAGATTGCTGTGAGCCTTTAAGCAAGATTAAGGACGAGGGAATTACATTTGGTAAAGTTTCATGTTTGGCTTTTTGTAATGGAGCTAATGTCGAAGCTTTTAGGACAAATGAAAGCTCCATTGATGAGTTTCGCAGACAAGTAATTTCCTCTACTTCTTCAGAGGATTCCCATGTCATCACCTCATACCATAGAGGAGTTTTTAAGCAG ACTGGAACTGGTCATTTTTCACCGATCGGAGGCTATCATGCTGGAAAGGACATGGTTCTTATTTTGGATGTTGCTCGTTTCAAATATCCACCCCATTGGGTTCCTCTTACACTACTTTGGGAGGCCATGGATACTATTGATAATGCAACAGGACATCGTAGGGG ATTCATGACTGTCTCAAGGATTCCCAAAGCACCATCCATTCTCTATACTGTG AGCTGTAGACATGAGGGCTGGAACAAGGTTGCAAAGTACTTAACTGAAGATGTTCCCCTTCGGTTAAAATCTGATGATGTGAAGAGTGTTGAGAATTTACTATCTGTTATATTTAAATCAGCACCTGCTGACTTAAAAGAGTTCATTAAGTGGGTTGCAGAGGTTCGGAGACAAGAGGATGGGAGTATGATCTTAAGTGAAGAGGAGAAAGGAAGGCTGGTTATGAAG GAAGAGGTATTGAAACAAACACGAGAAACTGAACTTTTCAAGTATGTGGCCAAGTGGTCAGCTTCTAAAATTTCACTTTGTAAAGGTGTCACCTCTTGGGGCTTGAAAGAAACATTACCCGAACTAGCTGCGGATATTTGTTGCCAAGGAGCAGAACTCTTCATGGGAAAACTCAGTTCATCAGAAGGAACATGCTGTAGGCAAACCAATGTGACACTTCTAAAAGTCGATGATGAAAAGGCTATGACAGTGGTTTCAGGGACTGTAACTACAGATGGCATCGAAAAAGAGATTGAAACACTGGTTCCTTCCTCTATAACTGAGCTGAGTAATTTGTGTGATTTTGATCAAAGTAATTGCAAAGGGATGCATCCTTCTACGGCAGACGTTCTGACGGTACTTTTGTTGGCCTTGCCACAACATACATGGTCTGGCATTAAAGAAGAGGAGCTCCGCATGCAATTCAATCACCTTGCATCAGTTGACAAACTCCCCTCTCTGCTTCAACAGGAA GTCCAGCATTTGCGCTGGCAGCTCCATTTCCTAATGACCGATCTCAGTGCTCTTTGA